The Lytechinus variegatus isolate NC3 chromosome 11, Lvar_3.0, whole genome shotgun sequence genome contains the following window.
tgcctgataactccttggtctggttacggacagttcccctacccaataatgtatatgacagcaataatgaacagaatcttatgtttccgacgaaaaacacagaaaaaatttccgctcgcttcgctcgctccattttattatatcttttatttccgcatgtcgccgacatgatcacggtatcgccattaacaaggccatacatgattatcatgatgtatacttatgaatacaagtgaaccaagacaaagacatacgttttcttacaaaatatgttttaccaatatgaaaaccaaaatgacggaaaacgctaaatgtcggttagctcgctccgctcgctcgtaataatttatgaaattccataagtatctagtctcctgttcaaggccgtattatgagtgttacgaatagaaggacatgtagcatcgactaatacttgatttactaacaaactattgacaagaaatgtatgttttgacgggaaaacgcgaaaatttcggctcgctcgctcgtaatcatttatgaaatttcttaagtttctagtctcttgatcaaggccatatcatgagacttactagcagaaggacatgtatcatcaactaatatgtaatcattaccaacaagctattgagaagaattgtatgttttgacggaaaaacgcaaacatttcggctcgctcgctccgctcgctcgtaattattcatgacatttctcaagtttctagtgttctgatcaaggccatatcatgagtgctacgatccgaaggacatgtagcatcgactatgataccaacaaactattgacaaaaaggttatgttttcaacgcaaaaacgagaacatttctgctcgctcgcgggtcatgaccgcactgttacataccccatccccacttaaatgttattgtcttatttgcagcgctgaaaaaaaaagaaaaaaaatcatcaccccccccccgctcatcactttttagagactgggcgggagatttaaaaaaaaaaatcagctcgaacccccccccccctttcaaaaatcctgcgtacgcgcctgcgCTGAACCCtctactttggtggtgcaaaattGCCGATTCTGAACCGAGCGCCGATGCTATTTAATCGCATTTACACGCTATGAATGACCCGATTCAaaagccgattaagtgtaaacatgACTCGGCTCGAGTGTTGAATCCTCAAGCAGGGTCGAACGCTGCGAAGAGGGCATGCtgtgatcgcgtttatacgtacatataaaaaggcgagttcaacacggctcgcggatctcgaacggaagaagaattatgacgtcgcaaataaaaaggcgggaaattcaccgccggaatcgaatcttgtccgtgcgaacaacaacaatgccaaaagtgaaagcgcgcgcagtgacctaggtcaagagggttcgacacggctttctgtttacacacgaaaaaattgccgagtctgactcggctcgcgggttgaaacctacgattttggcggatcaaaaaagccgtgttcgacacggctcgcggatcacagtgatcgcgtttacacagcataaaattgccgtgttcgacacggctcgcgtgtcgaacccccgagccgtgtccctgtgtaaacacggtataagtcatacttaaaatcTTTGAGAAACACCCCCAGGTccggaaaaaagactttgcacttttgtgctatatgaacgtatTACTACAGGATTTTAGTTTAGTACGGATTCGCCAAGAattccttcaaatttattacatttgtgggtaaagtcattattacatttgtgggcgatcaaaaattattacatttgtgggtaaagcaTATCTCTATGGGGTAAAgttcattattacatttgtgggtgaaattataaCATtagtgggtaaagtgttattacatttgtgggcgttataacatttgtgggtaaagtgttattacatttgtggacgttattacatttgtgggcgttattacatttgtgggcgattattacatttgtgggtgtaacaacccccccccccttttttgggggggggctttaaaatttacatcagcacccctaGTTAAACAACAATTGTTCCCAGGCCAGGGCCCTGTGTGCATGGAGAGTCGAAAGAAGCATAAATTTAATctattacatgttttttttctgtttttattggttttcataaaataacagtAACAAACAATATAGGCTGACAATAAGTTCAAGGCTATTTAAACACATTAACAAGCTAAATTATCTAAAGTTAACTTAATAATCAGCCACAAACATCCATCCTCACAGCATACCACTCACACATACACagacccacacacacacacacacgcacgtcTTCCCAATGTTAAAAGCTTGTATAAAGTTTAACTTTCTTCATACTTTCCTATGCCAAAGAGAACCCTCATTACTGCATAACAAGTACAaactacatcaaataattaaaattattgaaacaGGATAAATTTCCTTAAAACTGTATGGtccatttcttaaaatgagcactcagcttattctttttttgagctatcttatattctacattttgttttgatttaacCATTGAGATAAAAGCTTCAAACCTCAGTTCTTTCTCCTGAAATTTGCAAGAgtaaatgtaaaatttcaaatacaaaaatagaacATTAATACAAGAGTCATGTTTACTTCCCGTATGTACACCaaacaaataattgaattttgaGAATACTAATTCACGGGAAATGTCAGAATTAGTATATATTTTATCCATCAAATTTTCCCAGAGAGGGACTACTTTATTACAGTTGCAAAATAAATGATCCAATGTTTCAGGTTCTTCTGAGCAAAAATAACAATCGGGGGAATCTCGTTTCCTTATCCTAAACAAAAAGGCATTAACTCCAATAGCATTGtgaaaaatcttaaaataaaaaCTTCTCAGTTGAGTTTCTATTGTACATCTAAATTATCCCTGTGTATTATGGACCAGTCTATCTCTTTAGGCTGGCGCCCAAAAAGCTCTTCCCACTTACTCTCCCTCTTAGTATTGGAAGtacaatactttttttgtaacatatGATATGCATGTTTAggttttttcttttgaatcaataaattattaacaatcttcctaaaaataaaaaaatgaaataataagacCTGTGCTTTAACCTCACATTCCTATTCCACCAAATAaattccgcatacattcgtaattccgaagcttcgtaattccgaaggttcggttattccgaaggttcgtatttccgaaggttcgtaattccgaaggttcgtaattccgaaggttcgtcaatccgaaaacgaaataaggttcgtaattccgaaggttcgtcaatccgaaaacgaaataaggttcgtaattccgaaggttcgataatccgaaaacgaaataaggttcgtaattccgaaggttcgttaatccgaaaacaaaatgaggttcgtaattccgaaggttcgtcaatccgaaaacgaaataaggttcgttaatccgaaaacgaaataaggttcgttaatccgaaaacgaaataaggttcgttaatccgaaaacgaaataaggttcgtaattccgaaggttcgttaatccgaaaacgaaataaggttcgttaatccgaaaattaaataaggttcgtatttccgaaaatgaaaaattattcattttggtaacaaaaacggtgttgtcattacaagattacacgatattatgcaatgacgattgatgatacatgcatgtgttgtggccaaaagcatgtatttcattaagaataggcgccctgatgaagcataggctaatttcgattttatctgagcaattgctgcctaggcaaatggtttaaagatgcaggggatcaagtgtgttggtcgcgtgcgagtaacctctagatattaggatttgtattggaggggatgtcatttttaataacagcttctgctggtaataaaaataaaaataatactataaacaatgatccttgtgagatgttgaaagcgtgaatcgcaagctcaaactagtagacgtttcatgtaacaagacgtgaacttaaacattctgagcagtttttttaatcgtgagaaagatgtgtatctttctaaagaattaactcgagggcgagctgtaatttgtttttatactgaccttttaaggactgcatttagtgactcatgaacagaatatatatctcacgaactaaataatgagagtgcgaaccgcaagcttaaaatttgtgatattccacctgaaaactggacattttatattttttttgtaaccaggaatagaatgagttcttcagtaaacaatacttgatgcgagcgagaaacgtgagccaaaattttccgatttccaacctgaaaactggacattctaagcattcttgtaaaaaaaataatagctggtagaacagttttcagaactgaaatgccttccctgggtaaataatatttatatcattattatcattctaggcctacatgaaatttccaaaagtttgagcacgtgattcgctttttttcgtgttttttcgaaataaaatactctttttaaagtatacaagttaagttttcaggctggaatattgcaaattttcagcttgcgcttcgcactctcattcgattggtgaaatatgcatcctaaagaagTCACTAAATgatttctttaacaggttccttttctggtcagtatgtttaagctgcgttttgcgctcgttttaattttttagttagatgcacatctttttaatgacagcagaaatctgctcggatttttaaaaacttattttcattttttattgaaataccctaaagttttagcttgtgattcacgctcgcaacacctcgcaattatgccattttaataataattgaccTCAAAAatagttttacaacttcacctttgaatttgttttaccaagccgctcgctcattacactctctccccataaataaagcctaaatatacgttttgccataataagaaatcacttcaaaaaagggttttctctacttaatcactatcaaacacacaatgacttcaagcaggtGATAATCTTAAtgggaaaatatcaccaaagtgtccattttgacgtaagagtttcattttttggctttaccccccaaacgaaaattcgttcggccgcccttgccttcccatcctcataacaattgttattgtcccccgccccctccccttgcctctgctttcccggttttcatttttcggattaacgaaccttattttgttttcggattaacgaaccttatttcgttttcggattaacgaaccttcggaaaaatgaaccttatttcgttttcggattaacgaaccttatttcgttttcggattaacgaaccttcggaaaaacgaaccttctttcgttttcggattaacgaaccttcggaacaacgaaccttatttcgttttcggattaacgaaccttcggaacaacgaaccttatttcgttttcggattatcgaaccttcggaacaacgaaccttatttcgttttcggattatcgaaccttcggaacaacgaaccttatttcgttttcggattatcgaaccttcggaataacgaaccgtcggaataacgccacaaatgttcggattaacgaaccctttttcgttttcggattaacgaacatcgaggtataggcaatttacgtgtttcggaattacgaaccttcggaataaagaaccttcggaattacgaagcttcggaattacgaagtgtaaccataaaTTCTTGTAAATGATATTGGTTGTAACCAAATTCATTAAGCATATTTTGCATATACAAATACCAAACTTTGATAGATTCTATCAGTTGGCAATTTTTTAACTTAGACAAAACGATGTCTGGGGCATCTGCCCTAAAAAGGGCTAAATTGTCTTCATAaaaatcagataaaatattAAGTTCTATTACTTTCCAAGCACTCTTATAATTGTCATCCAAAAATCTAGTAACCCAATACATTTTCTGAGCTTGTGTAAATACCAGAGGATTTATCATTCTCAACGCCCCTTCCTCATAGTCATtgcacagaaaatgcctcttgaCTCTGTCGTTTCCATTGCTCCAAATGAACTTAAACAACATGCTATTaagtcttttaaaaaaaagtgttcgGCAGATTGATACACAGAATACTAAACAGATACAACAACTGGGGAAGAAACAAAGACTTAACCACTGCAAAATCTATTACATGTTTGTGCGCATTGGTTAATGAGTTAACATCTTTAAAATTACATAATCATGGCGTATTAGGgatataaaaataattgcaGAAATGACTTTCTACTGTAAAACGAAAATGTAGTATTCTCATAGATATTAACACACAAATGTTCATTgtgactttgaaaaaaacgatgtcaaatggctcaacttgccccatatgtggggtaagttgtgcctcCTTGCGGGGGTAATTtaagccacaaaaactatgtacaaaatgtatgcgggacgAACCAGTATgccaattttttatttaaagtcttttcacttgctaattctctttgaatactaacatcctctaaaagcAAAAGAACTGTCACGTGgttttgctcctttctgcctgcacatcaatggctttttaaagattgttcggtttttttattattacttaccccagtcctaacttcatgcaatatttttacATCCACAcctttcttatgcatccatcatgtaaaagactatgacaagaatgaggatccatacctggactaacaatattgttcttatttctttattatatttacagacgtgtgtgggtaaaaagcacttatctatttcacaccctttttttttactttttttggctgaaatttctATTTTCCCCTCTAAataagtactttttgtttcaaagaggaaaacaatgtggtggggttaggggttatgtaatgggtcaacAATACATAACACCACcataatgtctgactcattcattattgggcTGGGGCtgatggctcaacttgcccctatatgcccaacttaccccgccttcccaaacacaataaattatggataaaATATCAGTCTACTGTCAATTTAAAAATACCTATTTTTGTACGACCGCTTGAagggcataggcggcggagcagaggattaccttttgtgtttggggggacgcaacaatagccgtccccccccccccaaacacaaaagataatcctctgctccgccgccaatgttgAAGGGTAGGAGGTTTGAAATATTCTAGAGTTCATTTGGCAAGGAGTTCCATTTCATGATTGCATATATTTAAATGATTGCTTGAAACATTCAATATTTGGCCTAGATAATGCAGCATTCAATTAATCATTACAAAGTTTATAAGGTGCAAGGCCATAATATACATTGGTAAGCTAAATTGCATGAGAAATAACCCATCTTTGTATCAAAGGATTGCCATTTCAGTTTCTTCATAAAATCTGTACAActtataaaaaatcatattccttCATTACAATACGTGCCACTCGCCTTTGCGGTCTTTTGATTAGTTccctgggttttttttcaatgaacaattCCCCCAAACAGAGCAATCATAATCTATACATGGCTGAATAGTTGTTTCATAAAGTATACTTAAATGAGTGATATTGATCTACAAAGATGTTTGACATGAACACTCCATATAAGATTATCATCAACTTCAACGCCTAAATATTTCACAGATCACTTGTTTTAGTTGCTCACCAATCACCATTAACCTTTATGTCcagtttttctttattttttttttttaataacgagTTAAAATAAGCATAATAACTGTTTTAGCAGTATTAATctttaaacaataatattatcattataccacttatcaatttcatgtaaacaaACTTGTAAATCGCGTTAAATGTTACTTAATTTAGAATCGGAAATGTGCACAATAGCGTCATCAGCAAATTTAAAAACAGCAGTCGAAATGCATTGTACAATATCATTGACAGCTATTAAGAATGAATCAGGGCCTAATACTACCCCTGATGTGGATAACGACGCGTCGCGACGGTAGAAGTAATAGGCTTTGATTGTTTTCCATGACATCTTAAAATGACTGTATGTGGCTATTCAACTAGTTGCGACCGATCAAATATGTTGGCCTTAGAATGAAAATCTGATTTGGTGATAGATTGTGACATGAtatctaaagaaaaaatatcacttccccctttttctttccttttttcttcttcttatccttCTTATTCACGCCGATGCAGCGTGTTCTAATTCTCTAACCGTGTTTATATGTGATCGGCTTTTGCATcgaaccaaaagccgatcacaTGTATACACGGTATagggctcacaggcctaattcatttcccgtagactcgtgtgttaaagtggcacttaaaaagggttgaatgtttactaccagtggatataGGATAAATGTCAATATCTGcacagaaaagggtacctccaccggctcatttaaaaaataaatcagcatttatgaagaATACACCTGATGGACCAAATACATCACTTGATAGAGTAAAATGACCCTAATTCTTCCtccagtaaaaatatagttccatagtggtgatatatctttccaatttggaaaaattaagttcagtaggtaccctccctagaatcagtgttagattgtcagtcatgttcattcatttttgtcaatcagcaatatcaagtttaaaaaatgagcaatgggttggctcgaatgaatatctatggcctgccagttgtgattaggcccTTGCAACCGGTAGTACGGCGCGGTGCGCCGGTAGCACTATCGCAGTTCGGATGTTTACTCCCAGTGACGTCATCCCGCGATCTCCGTGGAGGAGCGCCGTTTTAATCTTGCGTCAACGAAGGAGTAACTAGAAAACACTCCGCAACTTATCACAGAAACCACCCCCATCGCTATGAAGATGGTTTTAAAAGAGCCGAAGTGCTCATAGAACAGACCTGACAAGAAAAGGTGAAACACAAACTCACTGGCAATTAGGAAAATCTTGAAGTTACAAACAAATGTTGTGTTTAACGTCTGCTAATAACAGTTCAATGATTATACATTGTTGCTAAGTCATgtgtatgaatataatttcagaGTACAGTTGATAGTTGTAAAGGGTGTCAGAACAGAAAAACTGACAGAATTGGTCATTATTTTATGCAAATATGAATACTAGAATCGCTAAATGTTTTTTCCCCGTTTACAGAGCTCAAAGCTACTTGTTGACCACTCATAGACCCGCCTCCCTTCTTTTATTGGCGTATTTTAGCATCCAATTCACAGAAGCTTTCGTCAACGTtcagaatctattgaaaatgcccgtcaaatcacaatggacagaTTAGAGGTAATTTTCGAAAGTTGGTGGGCCGGGATCAGACAAAAATTGGCCGATTTCCGGCAAAGACTGCTTTGCTACGAAGGTTCTCTGCGTTGAGGAAAGCCTATGCTATTGCTAAAATGCCCTATTGATATCTGAAAGGGTTTCCGTTAAAACTACTGCCACTATTCATCAATGTTTTACGAGTCCTAAGGTAGTTTCCAATCTATTTCCAGTAACTAAACCTTCAGTAATCTTTGATTTGCTTCATGATACGTCAGTAAATTTCAAAACAACTTAAAAGTATCTTGTACAGGtacgttttcttttcttcaaagaTTAAGAACCATTGAGGTCTTGGTCGGTCGCAAAGGCCACCTTGGGCTAAAGTCTAGAACATCTCAATAAGTCTGTCGAGTAATCTTCTTTCGGTGATTTCCCAATGCTCCTATCGGTGTTTCGATGATCAGTTCGCGATCATTAGATCTCGCATAGGTCTCTAAGAAATTTGAGGTAAATATCTACAGGTATTTTGATATCTCTCAGTGATCTTTcgtgattttgttttatttcaaagtcaTCCTATAGGGACACTATTTTCCTAGTCATCGATGCTAAAACATAacttgccaaaaaaaaattctccagCATTCTTTAAAGTATTCCCACTTTTTGGAATGGATGCTTAGGCCTACTTACCTGCAAGTGTTCCAGATAGAAGAAGTACGACTCCACTCGTCATAAAAGTGATCGCAGAGGCAATGGGAAAGTTATCTTTCTTTAATCTCAAAGCTAAAGTAGCGTAGTAGGAAGAAGTGAGACCATAAAACCCGAACCCTGCGAAGAAGGAACATATCAGGAGATGAACCAAGGATGAGCTAACAGGATGGGCGAACATTGCAATTGATGATACTGCTGCGTTGACTGAAAATGCGTGAGGTGCTAGGTTAGGATGTTTGTACAGAATTCCTATGAGAACCAGGCGGCCAATGAATCCGCCCAAAGAACCAACTATTGGGAGATACACTGCTTCATTCTCATCGAGACGAACTGACACTCCATACGATGGGGAGAATATTACCCAAGTGAAGAAACTTATTTCGTTAAGGATATGACAGGGGATCAAGAGAAAGATGAAGACGCGTTCCTCTCTCAGGAAATCCACAGGTAAAATCCATGATAAAAAATCAACTATCAAGTTTCTTGTCGAATTTGATTTCCGAGGTTCCACATCTTTTAGGATCCCACATTCATCCCTGGAATTCTCGTAAGTACTAAGACTTTCACGAAGGTTGTTCTCTCGAAGATAGGTTTCATCTTCTTGACCTTGCAGTAGAGTAGATCCCTCGATATCCTTCTTTTCTTTGACTATAGGTGACCGAGGCGCTCTAAAAGTGGCTCCAATCGCTGCGTGGTAGAAAAAGATACCACTTAAACAGAGTAGGGCTCCCCTCATGCCATATGCGTCCAGACACTGCGCAGATATATAAGGTAAAATGACACCTCCAATCTGGCCTCCCATTTGAGAGAAGGTTATGGCCATCCCATACTTTTCCCCAAAGTGTTCACGCAGCATGACAGTTGAACTCTGACGTAACGGTGACGAAAAAAGACCTGAAAGTAAAACAATCAGGAATGTGATGGGAAGTCATAATTTGATTACTTATATAAATATCCATTCTTGTTATGAATCTGATATATTATGATCCCCAAACAAATTATATCAATAACGACTGTCAACTTCCCTATCTTGACCGAAAGGGTAGAATAGCTTCATCACTCACAGGGCACATACATGAGCTTAAAGTGCAGATGTTTTGCCATAATATTTCCTGAATAAGTTAtctaatttgtaaaaaaaaaaacaatattgtaCTTTACGAtgatatttgatgaaaatctttCCCTGTGCACATTGTGTAGGCTGCAAGTTATCAAAATATGTATGCCACTCTCTCCATAAACATTACAATGCAATATGCAATTATCCGATATTCATTCATCAAGGAAAAAAGTCAAATATGCCTACTCAAGAAGTATTAAGAAATGGTGGGCTGATTTTACGATTAAAGCGAGGGATAATTTTGCATTCGATCCTAAACAGAACTTCGGCTCTTCCAAGTGGATGGCTGAAAATTGTCCTTAGCCAACTCAACTGGCGTAGAAGGACAGTTATACGACTATGTACATTGtcatcaaatatttgtttaggCCTAACAATTATGACACGCCACCAAAGAACTGCTGAAGATTCATAAATGGTGTCAAGGATTCAATTCTTTGTAAAGTTCATTAGTTCAGATTGAACGTTGATCGGCATACATTTCCTAAAGCTACCGTAAAGGGACTGCAATGACTCTAAAGTTCACCAACCAAGAGATCTCAGCACATTCCGATTGATTGatctattgattgattgattgattggttgattgattgattgattgattgattgattgattgattgattgattgattgattgattgatggatggatggatggatggatggatggatggatggaaggatggaaggaaggaaggatgggtggatggaaggatggatggattgattgattgattgattggttggttgattgattgattattgattgattatttattgattgattgattattgattgattattgattgatctattgattgattgattgattgattgattgattgattgattgattgattgattgattgattgacagTGTTCTGCAAAGATTACCAGTGCCTTGGGGGATTTGTGAGTCAATCCCTCTTATGAAGAAGGTAACTTATCAGCGTCCAACCTGGACTAGGAAAGTACCTGTAAAGAAGAATGAGATTCCGAGAGTCATTGCTGATTGACTGAAGAAGGCACCCATCATAGAAACTCCGGACAAGAACCCGCCGATTGATGAAACACAACGATGACCAAACTTCGTCGCCAAATAATTACTCAGGGGACCTATAAAAATAAGGAGACACCACTGAATCGTTGGTAAATACAAGaggatatatatttttggaCGACTAAAGTGTCATTGGAAACAGTTATTCATCATTAGCATGGACAGCTCAACCATGTAGGAGAAACAAAGGTGGACACCTTTCCCGATTGCCCAGGCCTTCCCTTGAATCACAACTGGGTCCaagtttatattaaaaaaaaaatcttactactgttgtaaatttgccattattacaattaccatggtaacagctaGGCTCTGCAGAAAATCACAATAAGAATTTCCtcggtagttgccataatggtcTTTATAAAAATGGTCCCTGTGTTACTTTACATGTCCAGCAGAATAACTTACAGGCAATGTAGAGGACGCCATACTGCATTGGAACTAGAAATCCCACCGTCGTGTAATCAACCTGGAGCTGGAAGACCATGGCAGGAACGAGGACAGACAAAGCTTTTGTCATACCCGGGAAGATCAGATGAACAACAAACTTTCCTAAAGCAATCACGTACCGCCATTTGTCTGCTGTTTTGGAACCTTCCGCCATTTTGAACGACAAATATCTGCGAATCAATAGAAATTAGAGCCCATCTTTAGTTTTTTGTAAATCCCCCAAATTGCGTACCAGTATTTTAATCATCCATCACtctaatatatacatgtaactgtctGTGCCCCAACGAAAttgatagaaaataaaaagaaatgtgttTTATTGCATAAATGTACCGACTTTGCATCAAATGTTATTTCAAACGGGTTCCATATTCAAATTCTACCTGCTGGAAAAGCCAAATCTGAATACTATGGGGTGAAAACATTTACAATGAccactacagtgcgtataaaaaaaacggggcagatttgaaaagtctataaaatttttgttttcaaattatgatctctatattttggtgtcaatacgtGCTCTGGAGTCctatccttcaaatgccattaaaagaattttgtttcgttcatgcttgagcgaacacggaattttttttgtctggggtaaaaaaaaggaggcttgcgccaaaatggcataaaatgataaatatggtggtcggacttcttgctaatcagcagacttcctcttaacctgttcattatctttgccataattttcgaattatgcggtcaaaattcatttccaaatctacttatttgcttaaatagttctgttgttgttcctttttaatctgttctcttttagctttgaatattccttctttaggcaagaacaatttttcaaaccaaagtatgggagagcgtgtctttttta
Protein-coding sequences here:
- the LOC121424339 gene encoding uncharacterized protein LOC121424339, whose product is MMGAFFSQSAMTLGISFFFTGLFSSPLRQSSTVMLREHFGEKYGMAITFSQMGGQIGGVILPYISAQCLDAYGMRGALLCLSGIFFYHAAIGATFRAPRSPIVKEKKDIEGSTLLQGQEDETYLRENNLRESLSTYENSRDECGILKDVEPRKSNSTRNLIVDFLSWILPVDFLREERVFIFLLIPCHILNEISFFTWVIFSPSYGVSVRLDENEAVYLPIVGSLGGFIGRLVLIGILYKHPNLAPHAFSVNAAVSSIAMFAHPVSSSLVHLLICSFFAGFGFYGLTSSYYATLALRLKKDNFPIASAITFMTSGVVLLLSGTLAGLFYEHFGSFKTIFIAMGVVSVISCGVFSSYSFVDARLKRRSSTEIAG